CTACCTCCTTGAAGGGTTGGTTCGGTGGAATGAGGACCGTGCCGAAGCTGCAGCGGAGGGGGGGGACAGAAGCAGACCCTGCACTGCTATGATGGTGTAGCCCAGCACGCCATCAATGAGCTGAGCCAGAAGCTCCTGGGCTGCAGTCTTGTGAAGGATCACACAAGGCCTGCAAAGTACACTGGTATGTATTTCTAAATTATACAATTATACACACACTAAAACATGTACAGTTCTGTTTATGTACAActctcttttttttgttgtttctttGTTTAAGGGGAACTCATTGGGGTCGAGTATCTCTTCTCCCAGACCCATGGTGACCAGAGGTTGGAGTCCAACCTCGGTAAGGACCCGGATGTCCCAGACGGGACACCTGATCTatttgagggaggagagggagaggaggatgacctgagagagcttgaggaggaggatgaccccaccatgtccttgCCCGACCTCGATGACCATCTCCCACCAGTCGCTCCACTCAGGAAGGCCGCTCCACCGCCCACTCAACCCAACCCATCCCAGGTACCTGTCGTCACACCCCCTGATGACACTATGGAGGAGATGGACACTGCACCAGCTGCCAGTCAGGACCCGGAGGATGACGTAAGTGCCTATCCACATCCTAAACAGCTCACTCTCAAGTTTCTTTCCATTCATAACTATTAATCTGACTATTAATCCAACCCTTCCCCACGACTCTTCTAATTTCCAGGAGTACATAGGACCTGATGGGGTTAGTGGATACCAGCACGTGGTCCTCCTGGCCAAGAGTCTGCTGAGGCTGCTGGAGGGGCCATGGATCTCTAATAGGCAAATAGAGGAGATCATGGCTCTCTGTGGAAATCTTCCGGAGAGAGACAAGGCGGCAGTCTCCTACCCCGAGAGGTTCCGGGACCGAGTCCTGCAGGGAGCTTCAACAATTCAAAGAGCTCAACCGTGACGGGGGAAGAGAGTATGAAGCGGTACGTACTGCACATTGTTCTAAACTCACTACACACATAAAGACATAAGTGTATTTCTCATTAACGTGATGTTTCCTTTTGTTAACTTAATCTACCTTCAGCTCCCTGCTTGGCCAAGGCTCTGGACCTGCTCAGTGGCCCAACACCAGCAGGACAGTGGAGGCCATTTTTGTGGAGCTGTGCCACAAACACCCTGCTGGCAAGACGGTTCTTGGTAACCGGGTCAACAGGTGGGCTGCTATCCTGGGGGACTACAGGAGAATCAGGACCATGGTGCTGGGCAGCCCAAACCTCAATACCCACACAAGGCTGCAACTGTTCCAGGTCAACAAGCTGACCTTGACACAGTGgtaagtttaaaaaatatattttggtataTTTTATGTGTAGTTCACTGGTTGACAGTGTTCCTGATAACAGTAAACATATTTCACGTTTTTCACACAGGT
The DNA window shown above is from Salvelinus fontinalis isolate EN_2023a chromosome 40, ASM2944872v1, whole genome shotgun sequence and carries:
- the LOC129839271 gene encoding uncharacterized protein LOC129839271, whose translation is MSLPDLDDHLPPVAPLRKAAPPPTQPNPSQVPVVTPPDDTMEEMDTAPAASQDPEDDEYIGPDGVSGYQHVVLLAKSLLRLLEGPWISNRQIEEIMALCGNLPERDKAAVSYPERFRDRVLQGASTIQRAQPSLLGQGSGPAQWPNTSRTVEAIFVELCHKHPAGKTVLGNRVNRWAAILGDYRRIRTMVLGSPNLNTHTRLQLFQVNKLTLTQWYNKWISSMERVALHQNRDSMTAEREESGPFHTAVWSTSPLPAPSTSSTYQLPEDRTGQATQRGRADTCQPLPPLPPPSLPTTSLPITPVSQDLPSTSTPLPPPAAGGPKVSRTTEWRRKKKLESGIKVRAHKPYEGYKCSKCGKPKTAEFGHSMYDSVRFCAATSGGQTVEEWLALMRAQHGASQGQ